Below is a window of Micromonospora chersina DNA.
GCCGCGCCGACCGTCATAACCCTGACGGAACAGACCCGCCGCCCGTAACGAAAGGAGCAACCATGGCAGCTCAGCAGTCCACCATCGAGATCGCCCGCCCCCCACACGACGTCTTCGCCTACGCCACCGACCCGTCCCGGTTCGCCGAGTGGCAGGCCGACGTCGTCGGCGTACAGGTCGGCGACGCCGAGTTCACCACCACCCGCCGCATCAACGGCACCGAACGCGCCATGCGCCAACGGATCACTCACAACGACCCACCGCACCGCTGGGCCGCCCAGGGAATCGACGGGCCGGTCCGCCCGCACGCCACCATCACCGTCGAACCCCTCGACGGCGGCACCCGTTCCCGCGTCACCTTCACCCTCGACTTCGAAGGTCACGGCATCGGCGTCGCCCTGCTGCCCCTGGTGCGCCGGCAGTCCCGACGCGCCGCGCCGGTCAGCTACCAGAAGCTGAGGCAGCTGCTCGAACGCCGCCACTGACCGCCCCCGCCCCGATCAACCACCGCCCCCCGCGGGCCCGTCCACCAGCGCCGCGACCGCCCGGTTGGTCCGGTTGGCATGCACCGCCGCGCGCTGCTGACCCGCCGTCACCTCGATGTACGTCTGCGACGACGCCAACGACGCGTGCCCCAGCAACCGCATGATCTCCGCCGCGCTCGCCCCGTCCTCGGCCAACCGGGTCGCGAACGTGTGCCGCAACGCGTGCAGCCGCGCCCCCCGCGGCACCCGGTCACCGATCCCCGCCCGCCGGTAACAGGACTCCACCAGATACTGCAGGCCACCCCGCCGCAGCGGCTCACCCCGCCGGTCCACCAGCAGCGGCGAGTCCGGCCGGACACTGCGCGATCCGAACCGCCGCCGCCGACTGTCCAGGTAGTCCGCCAGCACCCGGTCCACACCCGCCTCGATCGGCACCGTCCGCGGCCGCCCACCCTTGCCCGCCACGTCGACCCGGCGCTCGCCGGGCCGGCCCGCCACCGACGCCACCCGCAGCGCCAGCAGCTCCGACAGCCGCAGCCCCGCGCACAACGCCAGCGCCAGCACGGCCAGGTCCCGCTCCGGCCACGGGTCGCGCTGCCGGCCGTCCTCCCGGGCCACCGCGGCCAGCAGTTCCTCCGGGGTGTCCTCGCCCCGCAACGGCTTGGGCTGGGGGAGCGGGGTGCGGGGCCGCCCCACCGCCGGCATCGGATTCCCGGGTACGACCCCCTCGGCGACCAGGAACGTGAAGAAGCTGTTCCACGTCGACCAGGCACGGTGGACCGACGCGGCGGCTCGGGGCGTGGCGAAGCGGGCGAACGCCGCGCGCATGACCCGGGGGGACAGGGCGGAGACCGGAAGCTGGTCGAGGGGGAGGGGAGTGGTGCCGCCGTCCGCCGCCACCAGGCTCGCCACCGTGGCGAGGTCCCGCCGGTAGGCGGCCAGGGTGTGGGGGGAGGGCTTGCGGGTGGCCCGGGCGGTCAGGAACTCCTCGATCAACCGCCCTACCGGTTCGTCCGGTTTGTCATGCATAAGGCATATTATGCATGATTTTCGCGTTCCCGCCAGCGGTCGATGCGGGGGAGCGACGCCGGTAAACCACTTGTCGCGGCACCCAGACTGGGTGCGTGGTGGACATCGAAGAGGAACTCGTACGCCGGCTGGTCGCCGAACAGTTCCCGCGGTGGGCGCACCTGCCGGTCGCCGCCGTGGCCCGGCAGGGGTGGGACAACCGGACCTTCCGCCTCGGCGAGCACCTCGTCGTGCGGCTGCCCAGCGCCGAGGGCTACGTGCCCGGCGTCGCGAAGGAGGACCGCTACCTGCCCGTGCTGGCCCGCCACCTGCCGCTGCCCGTACCCGAACCAGTGGCCACCGGAGCGCCCGGCGCCGGTTACCCGTACCCCTGGTCGGTGCGGCGCTGGCTGCCCGGCGACACCCTCGCGGCCGCCGCGGAGGTCGACCGGCCGGCCGTGGCGCGCGACCTCGGCGCGTTCCTTACCGCGCTGCGGTCCGCGCCCACCACCGGAGGTCCGGCGGCCGGGCGGCATTCCTGCTTCCGGGGCTGCCACCCGAGCGCCTACGGCGACGAGGTCGAACAGGCCCTCCAGGTGCTGGGCGGCCGGGTGGACACGGCCGCCTGCCGGGAGGTGTGGGCGCGGGCGCTGACCTCGGCCTGGCCGGTGGCGCCGGTCTGGTTCCACGGCGACGTGGCCGCCGGCAACCTGCTCGTGGCGCAGGGGCGGCTGTCGGCGGTCATCGACTTCGGCACCTGCGGCGTCGGGGATCCCGCCTGCGACCTGGTGGCGGCGTGGACCTGGTTCGCCGGTGCGGAGCGCCGGGTGTTCCGGGAGTCGGCCGGCCTGCCCGACGACACCTGGCGGCGTGCCCGGGGCTGGGCGCTGTGGAAGGCCCTCATCACCCTCGCGACCGACGACGGGGACGAGGAGCAGTGGCGGGCCCTCGCCGCGGTCCTCGTCGACCCCGTCGTGGACTGAGGCCCGGGGAGGGCCGGAATCTGCTTACTTGACATAATGTGCATTATCGACGTTACGGGAACGGCGGCCGGTCAGGGCTGGAGGTCGACAACTCCCTTGCCGCTGCGGACGTCGAGCGGCACCGAGACCTGGTCGTGCGCGATGAGCCACGTGTCGCCGGTCTTCTCGAAGCCGTAGGTGACCCGCACCCACATGCCGGTGGTGGCCCTCCCGTCCCTCATCGTGCCGCTGAGCCGGCCGAACGCGTGTCCGAACGCCACGTCCTCGCCCACGGTGAGGGTCAGGTCGCGGACCTCGTAGTCCACCGTCTCGAAGACCGCGAACACGTTCGCCCAGTTCCTCAGCTTCGCGTCCACGCCGACGTGCTGCAGCGGCGGCTCGATGTCGAAGGACACGACGTTGGTGGTGTAGCGCTGTCTGAGGCTGTCGAGATCCTTGTCCCGGAGCCCTTCGATGATCTTGTTGATCTGCTGGCGGATCGTGGCTTCGTCCGCGTCACGCTGACCGGGCATTCTTCCCGTACCTCTCCCCCGTGCTGGGATCTTGACGGCTCGACTCAGCGACTCAGGGTGATCTCCCGCTCCATGTGCGACAGCTTGTGCGGGTTGCGCACGGCGTAGAGGCCGGTGACGAGGCCGTCGTCGATGCGTACCGCCAGGACGGCTTCGATCTCGTCGCCCTGCTCCATGATCAGCGCCGGGAAGCCGTTGACCTGGGCCGGCCGCAGCGACATCAGCTCAGCGATCTTGCCCAGCCCGGCAGCCAGCAGCCGGGCCACCTTGTCGGCGCCGACGACCGGGCGCGGGACGGCCTGCCGGACTCCCCCGCCGTCGCCCAGGAACACGACGTCCGGCGCGAGGATGTCGAGCAGGCTCTGCAGGTCGCCGGTCTCGGTCGCCTTGCGGAACGCCTCGAGGGCGTCGCGGGTCTCGGCCGGGGACGTGACCCCGCGGGGCCGGCGTGCGGCGACGTGGCCGCGGGCGCGGTGGGCGATCTGGCGGACCGCGGCCTCGTTCTTGTCGACGGCCTCGGCGATCTCCTCGTAGGGCAGGTCGAACACCTCGCGCAGGACGAACACGGCCCGCTCGGTCGGCGTGAGGGTCTCCAGCACGAGCAGCATCGCCATCGAGACGCTGTCGGCCAGCTCGACGTCCTCGGCCACGTCGGGTGCGGTCAGCAGCGGCTCGGGCAGCCAGGGGCCGACGTAGGACTCCTTGCGGCGGCCGAGTGTGCGCAGCCGGGCGAGGGCCTGGCGGGTGGTGATGCGGACCAGGTAGGCCCGCTGTTCGCGCACGGTGGCAAGGTCGACGCGTACCCAGCGCAGCCAGGTCTCCTGGAGGACGTCCTCGGCGTCGGCGGCCGAGCCGAGCATCTCGTAGGCGACGGTGAACAGCAGGTTGCGGTGGGTGAGGAACGCCTCGGTGGCGGGGTCCGGGCGGTCGTCGCGTGCGGTCTGCGCCGTGCCGGCCATGGGTGGCTCCTGTTCGTTCTCGACGGTGTCGTCCATGGGATGCCGGTGGGGGCCGTCGTGTGACAGCGACGGGCGTACGGATGGTTGTGGCGGTCGTCACGTGGTCGTGGTGTCACGGGGTCGGGGGCCGGCGGCATCTCGTGGTCGTCCGGTGCGACACCATCAAGGAGGGACGAGCCATGGATGCTCGGTTCGACATGTTCGCCAACGAGACCGCCGTCAAGTTCGCCAAGCGATTCGCCAACGCCGGCCTGGTCATCCACCAGTCGTCGCTGCCGAGGTCCACGCAGGAGCTGGTGTCGCTGCGCGCGAGCCAGATCAACGGGTGCGGCTGGTGCATCGACATGCACACGAAGGAGGCCGCGGCGGCCGGCGAGTCGGCGGTGCGGCTGCACCTGGTCGCGGCCTGGCGGGAGTCGACGGTCTTCAGCGAGGCCGAGCAGGCGGCGTTGGCGCTCGCCGAGGAGGGCACCCGGCTCGCCGACGCCCACGAGGGGGTGTCGGACGAGACCTGGGCGGCGGTCCGCAAGCACTACGACGACGACCAGATCGCGGCGCTGGTGGCCCTGGTGGCGCTGATCAACGCGGCGAACCGGATGGCCGTGATCGTGCACCAGCGGGGTGGTTCGTACGAGCCGGGGATGTTCGCGGCCGCGTTGGGCTGACCGGTCGGCGGGTCCGGCCCGGACCGTTCCGGTCCGGGCCGGGCGCTCGGTGGCGCTCGCTCGCCTCAGGAGGGCACCCGCTCAGGCGCCGATGTAGGCGGCGAGGTGTTCGCCGGTGAGGGTGGAGCGGGCGGCGACGAGATCGGCGGGGGTCCCCTCGAAGACGATCCGGCCGCCGTCGTGGCCGGCGCCGGGACCGAGGTCGATGATCCAGTCGGCGTGTGCCATGACCGCCTGGTGGTGCTCGATGACGATGACGGACTTGCCGGAGTCGACGAGCCGGTCGAGCAGGGCGAGGAGGTGCTCGACGTCGGCGAGGTGCAGGCCGGTGGTCGGTTCGTCGAGGACGTAGACGCCGCCGCTGGTGGCCATCTGGGTGGCGAGCTTGAGCCGCTGCCGCTCGCCGCCGGACAGGGTGGTGAGGGGCTGGCCGAGGGTGAGGTAGCCGAGCCCGACGTCGGCGAGCCGGTCGAGGATCTTGTGGGCGGCCGGGGTGCGGGCCTCGCCGGCGCCGAAGAACTCCTCGGCCTCGGTGACGGACATGGCGAGCACCTCGCTGATGTCGCGGCCGCCGAGGTGGTATTCGAGGACGGAGGCCTGGAACCGCTTGCCTTCGCACTCCTCGCAGGTGGTGGCGACGCCGGCCATCATGGCGAGGTCGGTGTAGATGACGCCGGCGCCGTTGCAGGCGGGGCAGGCGCCCTCGGAGTTGGCGCTGAACAGGGCGGGTTTCACGCCGTTGGCCTTGGCGAATGCCTTGCGGATGGGGTCGAGCAGCCCGGTGTAGGTGGCGGGGTTGCTGCGGCGGGAGCCGCGGATGGCGGCCTGGTCGACGGTGACCACGCCGTCGCGTCCGGACACGGAGCCGTGGATGAGTGAGCTCTTGCCGGAGCCGGCCACGCCGGTGACGACGGTCAGCACGCCGAGGGGGATGTCGACGTCGACGTTCTGGAGGTTGTGGGTGTCGGCGCCGCGTACCTCCAGCCGGCCGGAGGGGGTGCGGACCGAGGGCTTCAGGTGGGCCCGGTCGTCGAGGTGGCGGCCGGTGCGGGTGCCGCTGGCCCGCAGGCCCTCGACGGTGCCCTCGAAGACGACCTCGCCGCCGGCGGTGCCGGCGCCGGGGCCGAGGTCGACGACGTGGTCGGCGATGGCGATGGTTTCGGGCTTGTGTTCCACGACGAGCACGGTGTTGCCCTTGTTGCGCAGTTGGAGCAGCAGTTCGTTCATCCGTTGGATGTCGTGGGGGTGCAGGCCGATGGTGGGCTCGTCGAAGACGTAGGTCACGTCGGTGAGTGAGGAGCCGAGGTGGCGGATCATCTTGGTGCGCTGCGCCTCGCCGCCGGACAGGGTGCCGGAGGGGCGGTTGAGGGAGAGGTAGCCCAGTCCGATCTTCACGAACGAGTCGAGGGTGTGTTGCAGCTTCGCGAGCAGGGGCGCCACCGAGGGCTCGTCGAGGCCGCGTACCCAGTCGGCGAGGTCGCTGATCTGCATGGCGCAGGCGTCGGCGATGCTGATCCCGGCGATCTTCGACGAGCGGGCGGCCTCGTTGAGCCGGGTGCCGTCGCAGTCGGGGCAGGTGGTGAAGGTGACGACCCGTTCCACGAAGGCGCGGATGTGCGGCTGCATCGAGTCGACGTCCTTGGCCAGCATCGACTTCTGGATCTTGGGGATGAGGCCCTCGTACGTGAGGTTGATGCCCTCGACCTTGATCTTGACCGGCTCCTTGTAGAGCAGGTCGTGCAGTTCCTTCCTGGTGAACTCGCGGATCGGCTTGTCGGGGTCGAAGAAGCCGCAGCCGCTGAAGATGCGCCCGTACCAGCCGTCCATGCTGTAGCCGGGGATGGTGAGCGCGCCCTCGTTGAGCGACTTGCTGTCGTCGTACAGCTGGGTCAGGTCGAAGTCGGTGACCGAGCCCGTCCCCTCGCAGCGCGGGCACATGCCGCCGGTGATGCTGAACTCGCGCCGCTCCTTGACGGCCTGCCCGCCGCGTTCGATGGTGACCGCGCCGGCGCCGCTGATCGAGGCGACGTTGAAGGAGAAGGCCTGCGCCGAGCCGATGTGCGGCTGGCCGAGGCGGCTGAAGAGGATGCGCAGCATCGCGTTGGCGTCGGTGGCGGTGCCGACGGTGGAGCGGGGGTTGCCGCCCATCCGCTCCTGGTCGACGATGATCGCCGTGGTCAGCCCGTCGAGCACGTCGACCTCGGGGCGGGCCAGGGTCGGCATGAAGCCCTGCACGAAGGCGCTGTAGGTCTCGTTGATCAGGCGCTGGGACTCCGCGGCGATGGTGCCGAACACCAGGGAGCTCTTGCCGGAGCCGGAGACGCCGGTGAACACCGTCAGGCGGCGCTTCGGGATCTCGATGCTGACGTCCTTGAGGTTGTTCTCGCGGGCGCCCTGCACGCGGATCATGTCGTGGGTGTCGGCGGCGTGCGGCGCGGGCGACGGGGTGTCCGTCCTCATCGTGTCTCCGTCGGTGGGCGGGAGGGAGGCGTGGTGGTGGGTGACGGCCATGGCGGTCACGCTAGTTGCGGCCCCGTGGCCTTCGCTTCTCGATTTCTGACCGGCCTGGTGACCTGCTTGGCGAGGCACGCGGGCGGCTCGGCGCCGCCGGCCGCCTGGGCCCGGTAGGTGCTGGGCGGCATCCCGACCAGCTCGGTGAAGCGGGTGCTGAAGGTGCCCAGCGAGGAGCAGCCCACCGCGAAACAGACGTCGGTGACGCTGAGGTCGCCGCGGCGCAGCAGGGCCATGGCGCGTTCGATGCGGCGGGTCATGAGGTAGGAGTACGGGGATTCGCCGTAGGCGAGCCGGAACTGGCGGCTGAGGTGCCCGGCCGACATGTTCACCCCGCGCGCGAGCGCCTCGACGTCCAGCGGCTGCGTGTACTCGCGGTCGATGCGGTCCCGGACGCGGCGCAGCCGGGCGAGGTCGCGCAGGTGCTGCGCGGCGGCGGTGCTGCTGGTCACCTGCCCGATCGTGCCATGTCGCCGCGGGGGTTGCCCAGCACCGCCGCACCGCTACGGCGTCGCCCCGGCTCGGCGGCGGTCGGTCACCGCGCCGGGACGTTCCGGCGCGCGGCCACCGCGCTCCAGGTGATGGCGACGGCCAGGGTCAGGACCACCACGGCGAGGGTGAGCCAGACCGGCAGCTTGCCCACGGGGGTCTCGGCCAGGATCAACTTCACTCCGGCGAACGCGAGCAGCACGGCCAGGCCGTAGCGCAGGTAGCTGAAGTGCCTCAGCAGGCCGGCCAGGCAGAAGTACAGGCTGCGCAGCCCGAGCACGGCGAAGGCGTTCGCCGTCCAGACCAGGAACGTGTTGGTGGTGACGGCCAGGATCGCCGCGACCGAGTCGATCGCGAAGATGACGTCGGTGGCCTCGATCGCCACCAGCGCGACCAGCAGCACCGTGCCGGTGCGGCGGCCGTCGGCCCGGACGGTGAAGCGGCCGTCGTGGTAGCGGGGCACGGTCGGCACCAGCCGGCGGAAGATCCGGACGGCGATGTTGCGGTCGGGGTCGACGTCCGGCTCGCCGCGGACCGCGAGGCGCCAGCCGGTCCAGATCAGGAACGCGCCGAGGACGAGCCCGGCCCAGGTCAGCCGGTCCAGTAGTTGCGCGCCGGCGAAGATGAAGACCAGCCGGAAGCCGAGTGCCCCGAGCACTCCCCAGAAGAGCACCTTGTGCTGGTACTCGGCGGGTACCCGGAAGTAGGTGAACAGCAGTGCGAAGACGAAGACGTTGTCGACGGACAGCGCCTTCTCCAGCAGGTAACCGGAGAAGTACGCCACCGCGGGCCCGCTGCCGCGCCACAGCCAGATCACCAGGCCGAAGGCGACCCCCGTGGTGATCCACACCGCGCTCCAGAGCAGCGCCTCGCGGAGCTCGACGACGTGATGGTCGCGGTGGGAGAACAGGTCCACCGCGAGCATGACGGCGATGACAGCGCCGACCGCCAGCCAGGCCCAGGCCGGTGCCGCGAACGTGGTCTCGTCCATCCGGCGTCCTCCGCATCCGCGCCGGGGCGCGGCCGGGCGCCCGTTCCGGCCGGTACGTGGCAGCGGCGGAACCGGACTGTGTCGCTGTCGAGCCTAGGCGAGTCGTCGGTGGGGAGACGGTGGTCCGGTCAAGTCCGCGGTCGGCGCGCGGTGGTCGGCTCAGCGCAGCCGGCGGGCGCCGAAGCGGGTGGGCGGATCGGCGATGGCGTCCTGGGCGGCGACGATCTGCAGCTCCCGGGTGCCCGCCGCGAGGGTCGCCTCCAGAATGGCGAAGATGGAGTTGGTGGTGCGCTCCAGCGCCGTCTCGGGCGACCCGGACGTGGCGAGGTGGGCCAGGTAGAGCGCGGCGGTGACGTCGCCGCCGCCGTTCGGGCTGATCGGCAGCAGCGGGGTGGTGACCGCCCAGGCGCCGGCGTCGGAGACCGCGACGACCTCCAGCGACCCGGCCGGCACGTCGCCGTGCAGGACGCTGGTGACCAGCACGTGCCGGGGCCCGGTGGCGCGCACGACGTCCACGGCGGCGAGCAGGTCGTCCAGGGTGTCGGTGCGGCGGCCGGCCAGGAACTCCAGCTCGAACTGGTTCGGGGTGACGATGTCGGCGCGCGGCACGACGGTGTCGCGCAGGTACTCGGGGATGCCGGGCCGGACGAACATGCCGCGGCCGACGTCGCCCATCACCGGGTCGCAGCAGTACAGCGCGTCCGGGTTGGCGGCCTTCACCCGATCGACCGCGTCGAGGATGACCGCGCCCATGGCCGGGTCGCCCTGGTAGCCGGAGAGCACGGCGTCGGCGGTGCCGAGCACGCCGCGGTCCTCGATGCCGGCGATCACCTCGGCGACGTCGGCCGGGGGCAGCAGCGGGCCGCGCCAGGCGCCGTAGCCGGTGTGGTTGGAGAAGTGCACGGTCAGCACCGGCCAGACCTCGTGCCGGAGCCGTTGCAGCGGGAACACGGCGGCGGAGTTGCCGACGTGGCCGTAGGCGACCGAGGACTGGATGGACAGGATCTTCACGGGCTCATCGTCGCATCCGCGCGCGCAGCCCAGGTCAGGTGTCGGCGCGCAGGCGGGCGTGCAGGTGCATGTCGTGCCAGCCGTCGGTGTGCCGGGCGGCGCCGCGCTGGGTGCCCTCGGCGGTGAGGCCGGCCCGTTCGGCCACCCGGCAGGAGGCCGGGTTGGCGGTGGAGTGGCGCAGCCAGACGCGGTGCAGGCCGAGCCGGTCGAAGCCGAAGGCGGTGAGGGCGGTCAGGGCGCGGGCGGCGACGTGCCGGCCGCGGGCGGCGGGCAGCACCCAGTACGACACCTCGGCCTGGGCCTCGGGCAGGTCGAGGGCGCGCAGGCTGATCTGTCCGAGCACCCCGGCGCCGTCGGTGACCGCCCAGCCGGCGCCGGTCTCCCGCCGCCAGCGGACGGGCCAGGAGGCGATCCAGTCGCGGGCCTCGTCGTCGGTCATGGCGCGGCAGTGCCAGCGCCGGATGGCGGGGTCGGCGTACGCGGTGAGGACGGCGGGCCGGTCCTCGGGTCGCCAGGGGCGCAGGCGCAGGTCGCCGGCGTCGAGGTCGGGTTGGGGGTGGCGGGCGAGGGCGCCGGGGCGCAGGGCCGGGGTGGTGAGCAGCGGCATGCGCCCATGATCCGCCACGACGGGCGGTGACGGCGGGGCGACGCCGGGTGCGGGGCCGCGAGCTGCGCGGACCGTTCGGCTCAGGGTTTCGACCGCCCGGCGCGGGACGGGTTTCGGCGCAGCGTGCGGCGGGGGCATGAACGGGTGGGTTTTCCGCCATTCTCCGGAGAGGAAGCAGGCATGCTTTCCGCACTCGATCGTCGGCACACCGTCGCGCCGCCGGGCTACAGCCGGTGGCTGATCCCGCCGGCGGCGCTGGCCATCCATCTCTGCATCGGGCAGGTGTACGCGACAAGCGTGTACAAGAACTCCCTGATCGCGCACTTCGACACGGGACAGACGGCGATCGGGGTGATCTTCAGCATCGCCATCGTGATGCTGGGGTTGTCGGCCGCGGTGGCGGGCACGTGGGTGGAGGCGAACGGGCCGCGGAAGGCGATGTTCGTCTCGGCGTGCTTCTGGGCGGCGGGCTTCCTGGTCGGCGCGCTCGGCATCGCCACGAAGCAGCTGTGGCTGCTGTACCTGGGGTACGGGGTGCTCGGCGGGATCGGGCTGGGGATCGGGTACATCTCCCCCGTCTCCACGTTGATCAAGTGGTTCCCGGACCGGCCCGGGCTGGCGACCGGGCTGGCGATCATGGGCTTCGGTGGTGGAGCCATGGTGGCCTCTCCTCTGTCCCGGCAGCTGCTGTCGTTCTACGACTCCGGGTACGACCCGGCGAACGCGGGCTCGACGGCGTCGGGCAGCGCGCTGGTGTGGCTGTTCCTGACGTTGGGCGTCGGCTACTTCGTGATCATGATGTTCGGGGTGTTCAACGTGCGGGTGCCGGCGGCCGACTGGCGGCCGGCGGGCTTCGACCCGGCGCGGGTGGCGGCGAAGCCGCTGGTGACCACGGCGAACGTGTCGGCGGCCAACGCGGTGAAGACCCGCTCGTTCTGGCTGCTGTGGGTGGTGCTGTTCTGCAACGTGACGGCGGGCATCGGGATCCTGGAGCAGGCCAGCCCGATGATCCAGGACTTCTTCCGCGACAACGGCACGTCGGCGGTGTCCGTGGCCGCGGCCGGCGGGTTCGTGGGGCTGCTGTCGCTGTTCAACATGGCCGGCCGGTTCGTGTGGTCCTCGACGTCGGACGTGATCGGCCGCAAGCCCATCTACCTGCTGTACCTGGGTGTCGGCATGGTGCTGTACGTGCTGCTGGCCCTGTTCGGGCAGACCGCGACGGCGCTGTTCGTGCTGCTGGCGTGCGTGATCCTGTCGTTCTACGGCGGCGGGTTCGCCACCGTGCCGGCATACCTGCGGGACCTGTTCGGCACGTACGAGGTGGGCGCGATCCACGGCCGGTTGCTGACGGCGTGGTCGGCGGCGGGGGTGGCCGGCCCGCTGATCGTGAACGCGTTCCTGGACGCGCAGGGCAAGCCGGGCACGTTGACGGCAGCGGCGTACCGGCCGGCGCTGTTCACGATGGTCGGGGTGCTGGCGGTCGGTTTCGTGGCGAACCTGCTGATCCGGCCGGTGCCGGAACGGTTCCACGAGCCGGCGTCGGGCCGGGACGGTGTCGAGGATGCGCAGCCGGTGACGGCGGAGAGGAGCGGGTCGTGAACGAGCGGGTCGGTGGCGGGCAGCGGGTCCGCCTGGTGGTGTCCTGGGTGGTGGTGTCGGCGCTGCTGGGCTACGGGGTGGTGCAGACGCTGATCACGGCGGCGAAGCTGTTCACCCACTGAAGGAGCGCGGCCCGGGGATGCGATCCCCGGGCCGCCGCCGGGTCAGAGGCCGCCGGCGATGCGCAGGACCGCGCCGGTGGTGTACGAGGCGTCGGGGCCGAGGAGGAACGCGATCGCCCCGGCGACCTCGTCGGGTTCGCCCGCGCGGCCCAGCGGGATGCGCCCGGCCGCGGTGTCCGGGCGGTCGGGCGCGCCGGACAGGGCGTGGATGTCGGTGCGGATGATTCCGGGGGCGACGGCGTTGACCCGGATGCCGTGCGGGGCGAGTTCCTTGGCGAGGCCGACGGTGAGGGTGTCGGTGGCGGCCTTCACGGCCGCGTAGTGGACGTACTCGCCGGGACTGCCGAGGGTGGCGGCCGCCGAGGACACGTTGACGATGGCGCCGCCGCGGGTCATCCGGCGGGCGGCCTGCTGGGCGCACAGGACGTAGCCGACGAGGTTGACGTCGACGACCCGGCGCAGGTCGTCCACGCGAAGGTCGGCGAAGGGGCCGATCGGGCTGGTGATGCCGGCGTTGTTGACCAGGCCGGTCAGCGGGCCCAGGTCGGCGGCCGCGTCGAAGAGCCGCTGCACCTGGTCGGGGTCGGCGGTGTCGGCGGGGACGGCGACACCGCGGTGGCCGGCCGCGCGCACGTCGGCGACGACGGCCTCGGCGGCCGCCTGGTCGTTGCGGTAGCCGACGACGACGTCGTGGCCGGCGGCGGCGAGCCGGCGGGCGGTGGCCGCGCCGATCCCGCGCCCCCCACCGGTGACGATGGTGACGGAGGTCAATGTTTTCTCCCCTGCCCTGCTGGTGGCGCTGACGTTACCGTGATCGGCGCGGGACCTGGACGGAGAGGACGGTCACACATGACGCGGGCGCTGGTGCTGGGTGGCGGTGGGGTGACCGGGGTGGCCTGGGAGTTGGGGCTGCTGGCCGGCCTGGCCGCACGCGGGGTGGACCTGACCGGGGCGGAGCTGGTGGTGGGCACCTCGGCCGGTTCGGTGGTGGGCGCGCAGGTGTGCTCGGGCACCCCCGTGGAGGAGCTGTACGCGGCGCAGTTGCGGCCGGCGGGCACCGAGGTGGCGGCCCGGCTGGGGGTGGGGGTGCTGGCCCGCTGGGCTTGGGCGGGCACCCGCGGCCGGGACGCGGTGCGGGCGCGGGCCCGGGTCGGGGCGATGGCACTGGCCGCGCGTACCCCGTCGGAGCAGTCGCGGCGGGCGGTCATCGCGGCGCGGCTGCCGGTGCACGGGTGGCCGGCGCGGCGGCTGCTGGTGACGGCGGTCGACGCGGCCTCCGGTGAGTTCGTGGTCTTCGACGCCGGCTCGCAGGTGCCGCTGGTGGACGCGGTGGGGGCCAGCTGCGCGGTGCCCGGGGTGTGGCCGCCGGTCACCATCGGCGGCCGGCGTTACGTCGACGGTGGGGTGCGCTCGGCGGTGAACGCGGACCTGGCGCGGGGCGCGCGGCGGGTGGTGGTGCTGGCGCCGACGCGCGCCGGGTTCGGGCCGATGCCGCGGCTGTCCGCGCAGGTCGCGGAGTTGCGGTCGGCGGGCGCGCGGGTGGCGGTGGTGTCGCCGGACCGGGCGGCGCGGGCGGCCATCGGGCGCAACGTGCTGGATCCGGCGCGGCGGGCCGCGTCGGCGCGGGCCGGGTTCGCGCAGGCGGCCGCGGTGGCCGACGAGGTGGCGGCCGTCTGGAGCGCCGGGGGTTGATCTTTCGCGTGTCGGTGCCG
It encodes the following:
- the pdxY gene encoding pyridoxal kinase PdxY, translating into MKILSIQSSVAYGHVGNSAAVFPLQRLRHEVWPVLTVHFSNHTGYGAWRGPLLPPADVAEVIAGIEDRGVLGTADAVLSGYQGDPAMGAVILDAVDRVKAANPDALYCCDPVMGDVGRGMFVRPGIPEYLRDTVVPRADIVTPNQFELEFLAGRRTDTLDDLLAAVDVVRATGPRHVLVTSVLHGDVPAGSLEVVAVSDAGAWAVTTPLLPISPNGGGDVTAALYLAHLATSGSPETALERTTNSIFAILEATLAAGTRELQIVAAQDAIADPPTRFGARRLR
- a CDS encoding GNAT family N-acetyltransferase, with the protein product MPLLTTPALRPGALARHPQPDLDAGDLRLRPWRPEDRPAVLTAYADPAIRRWHCRAMTDDEARDWIASWPVRWRRETGAGWAVTDGAGVLGQISLRALDLPEAQAEVSYWVLPAARGRHVAARALTALTAFGFDRLGLHRVWLRHSTANPASCRVAERAGLTAEGTQRGAARHTDGWHDMHLHARLRADT
- a CDS encoding ATP-binding cassette domain-containing protein; the protein is MRTDTPSPAPHAADTHDMIRVQGARENNLKDVSIEIPKRRLTVFTGVSGSGKSSLVFGTIAAESQRLINETYSAFVQGFMPTLARPEVDVLDGLTTAIIVDQERMGGNPRSTVGTATDANAMLRILFSRLGQPHIGSAQAFSFNVASISGAGAVTIERGGQAVKERREFSITGGMCPRCEGTGSVTDFDLTQLYDDSKSLNEGALTIPGYSMDGWYGRIFSGCGFFDPDKPIREFTRKELHDLLYKEPVKIKVEGINLTYEGLIPKIQKSMLAKDVDSMQPHIRAFVERVVTFTTCPDCDGTRLNEAARSSKIAGISIADACAMQISDLADWVRGLDEPSVAPLLAKLQHTLDSFVKIGLGYLSLNRPSGTLSGGEAQRTKMIRHLGSSLTDVTYVFDEPTIGLHPHDIQRMNELLLQLRNKGNTVLVVEHKPETIAIADHVVDLGPGAGTAGGEVVFEGTVEGLRASGTRTGRHLDDRAHLKPSVRTPSGRLEVRGADTHNLQNVDVDIPLGVLTVVTGVAGSGKSSLIHGSVSGRDGVVTVDQAAIRGSRRSNPATYTGLLDPIRKAFAKANGVKPALFSANSEGACPACNGAGVIYTDLAMMAGVATTCEECEGKRFQASVLEYHLGGRDISEVLAMSVTEAEEFFGAGEARTPAAHKILDRLADVGLGYLTLGQPLTTLSGGERQRLKLATQMATSGGVYVLDEPTTGLHLADVEHLLALLDRLVDSGKSVIVIEHHQAVMAHADWIIDLGPGAGHDGGRIVFEGTPADLVAARSTLTGEHLAAYIGA
- a CDS encoding helix-turn-helix transcriptional regulator — protein: MTSSTAAAQHLRDLARLRRVRDRIDREYTQPLDVEALARGVNMSAGHLSRQFRLAYGESPYSYLMTRRIERAMALLRRGDLSVTDVCFAVGCSSLGTFSTRFTELVGMPPSTYRAQAAGGAEPPACLAKQVTRPVRNREAKATGPQLA
- a CDS encoding TerC family protein, giving the protein MDETTFAAPAWAWLAVGAVIAVMLAVDLFSHRDHHVVELREALLWSAVWITTGVAFGLVIWLWRGSGPAVAYFSGYLLEKALSVDNVFVFALLFTYFRVPAEYQHKVLFWGVLGALGFRLVFIFAGAQLLDRLTWAGLVLGAFLIWTGWRLAVRGEPDVDPDRNIAVRIFRRLVPTVPRYHDGRFTVRADGRRTGTVLLVALVAIEATDVIFAIDSVAAILAVTTNTFLVWTANAFAVLGLRSLYFCLAGLLRHFSYLRYGLAVLLAFAGVKLILAETPVGKLPVWLTLAVVVLTLAVAITWSAVAARRNVPAR